The sequence below is a genomic window from Curtobacterium sp. MCPF17_002.
GGACACGTCCTCCATGAGGAGGCGAGCTCCGACGCGGATCTCGAGTTCGTGCACGGCAAGCACAGAGGACGTCCAATCAGTTGGTGGATGTGCACAACGGTGTGTGCGGGAGGTGCACCGCTACGCTGACGGGACCGATGGTCTCGAAACGGGACCAGCAGTCCATTCTAGGAGAATCCATGACGAACGCCACCGGGTTCGCTCCCCGCGCAGTCCTCGCCGACCGTCTGCGCACCCACGGCCTGGCCACCGATGCCGCCCTGATCGCCGGCGGAGCACTGTTCACCGCCGTCATGGCGCAGGTCCAGGTCCCGATGTGGCCGGTGCCGATCACGGGGCAGACCCTGGCCGTCGTGCTCGTCGGCGCGACCCTGGGTGCCCGCCGCGGCATGCTCTCGCTGCTCGTCTACGCCGTCGCCGGACTCGCGGGTGCGCCGTTCTTCGCCGAGATGACCGGCGGCCTGCAGGCCCTCGCCGTGCCGAGCTTCGGCTACGTCATCGGCTTCATCCCGGCCGCGGGCGTCGTCGGCTGGCTCGCCCGTCGCAACTGGGACCGCCATGTCGGGCGCGCCGCCGTGGCGTTCACGCTCGCGAGTGCGATCCCGTTCGTGACCGGCCTGCCGTACCTGGCCGTCGTGCTCGGGCAGCTCGGCGCGCCGAACGACCTGCAGTCGGTCCTCGCGGCGGGCCTGTACCCGTTCATCGTGGGCGGCGTCGCGAAGGCGCTCATCGCCGCGGGCATCGTCCCGCTGGCGTGGAAGGCCGTCGGCCGCCGCTGACACGCACGGCACACGCAGCAGGGCCCCGCACCGTCCGGTGCGGGGCCCTGCTGCGTGTCGGCGTGTCCGGGTGTCTGGCCGTCCGCCGCCCGTTGTCCGCCGAGATCGCACTTCGGCGCCCGCGGACCGTGTGCAACACCGCCGGAATGCGATCTCAGCGAGTCCCCACGCGCACGCTCGGAGGCGAGACGCGCACCGACGTCCCCGCGCGTCGCCACCGGCGCGGCGTCCGCACAGACGGACGGGAGGCGCGGTGCCAGCTGGCACCGCGCCTCCCGTCAGAGGTGGTCGCGACTAGATCGAGAACCCGAGCGCGCGCATCATCTCGCGCCCGTCGTCGGTGATCCGCTCCGGACCCCACGGCGGCATCCAGACCCAGTTGATCCGGAACGCGTCGACGATGCCGTCGAGCGCGTTCGCGGTGTCCCCCTCGATGACGTCCGTCAGCGGGCAGCCCGCGCTGGTCAGCGTCATGCTGATCACGAGCGCGGTCGCCTCGTCGTCCCAGGCGAGGTCGTAGATGAGCCCGAGGTCGACGATGTTCACGCCGAGTTCCGGGTCCTGGACCTCCTTGAGGCCCTCGACGACCTCGTCGAACTTCTCCGGTGCGAGTGCGGCGATCATCAGTTGCCCGCCGCTGCGGCCTGCACGTACCGGTCGTAGCCCTCGTTCTCGAGGCGCTCGGCGAGCTCCGGGCCACCCTGCTCGGCGACACGGCCGGCGACGAACACGTGCACGAAGTCCGGCTTGATGTAGCGGAGGATGCGCGTGTAGTGCGTGATGAGCAGCACACCGAGGCCGGTTGCCGCCTTGGCACGGTTGACGCCCTCGGAGACGATCTTCAGCGCGTCGACGTCGAGGCCGGAGTCGGTCTCGTCGAGCACGGCGAACTTCGGCTTGAGGAGCTCGAGCTGCATGATCTCGTGACGCTTCTTCTCGCCGCCGGAGAAGCCCTCGTTGACGTTGCGCTCGGCGAAGGCCGAGTCCATCTTGAGGTCGGCCATCGACTTGCGGAGGTCCTTCACCCAGCTGCGGAGCGCGGGCGCCTCGCCGTCGATCGCGGTCTTCGCGGTGCGGAGGAAGTTCGACACCGTGACGCCGGGGATCTCGACCGGGTACTGCATCGCGAGGAACATGCCGGCACGGGCACGCTGGTCGACGCTCATCGCGAGGACGTCCTCACCGTCGAGGGTGATCGAGCCGCCCACGACGTGGTAGCGCGGGTGACCGGCGATCGTGTAGGCGAGCGTGGACTTGCCGGAGCCGTTCGGCCCCATGATCGCGTGGATCTCGCCCTCGTTGATCGTGAGGTCGACGCCCTTGAGGATCTCCTTGGTGCCCTGATCGGTGTCGATCGAGACCTGGAGGTCGCGGATTTCCAGAGTGGACATTGCGTTCCTTCGGTTGCAGCTGTGGTGCGGCGTCAGCCGCGGGAAGTGTGGGGCGACGGCGGTCGGTCGACCGCCGTCGGGACGGTCAGTCGACCGGGACCGGGTCGTGTACGTCGACGTAGACGTCGCCGTCACGGACCTCGACCCGGAACACCGGGACGGGCTCGTAGGCCGGGAAGTTCAGCGGCTTGCCGGTCGCCAGCGAGAACCGGGACCCGTGGGCCCAGCACTCGAGCGTGTCGCCCTCGACGAACCCCTCCGCCAGGGAGATGTCGCCGTGGGTGCACGTGTCGCCGATGGCGTGCACCGAGCCCGCGGAGTCCTTCACGATGGCGACCGCGGTGCCGTCGACCACGGCACGCATCGGGCTGTCCACCGCGATGTCCGCTTCGGCGCAGACCTTCGTCGACATCAGGCCGTGGCTGCTTCCGTCTCGGGCGCGGCGAGGACCGTGCGCCCTTCGACGAGCTCCTGCTCGACCGCGGCGATGAGGCGTTCCTCGAGCTCAGGCGCGCCGATCTTCTGGATGACCTCGACGAGGAAGCCGAGCACGACGAGTCGACGTGCCTCTTCCTCGGGGATGCCGCGGGACTGCAGGTAGAACAGCTGCTCGTCGTCGAAACGACCGGTCGCACTTGCGTGGCCGGCGCCCTCGATGTTGCCCGTCTCGATCTCGAGGTTCGGGATGCTGTCCGCACGCGTGCCGTCGGTCAGCACCAGGTTGCGGTTCTGCTCGTACGAGTCGGTGCCGTCACCGGCGCGACCGATCAGCACGTCGCCGATCCACACCGTGTGCGCGCCCTGGCCCTGCAGCGCGCCCTTGTAGTTGACCCGACCGCGCGTGTTCGGCGCGTCGTGGTTCACGTAGACCTGCTGCTCGATGTACTGACCGGCGTCGGCGAAGTACACGCCGTACATCTCGGTCTCGGCACCCTGGGCGCCGAGGTGCGTCGACGGGTTGACCCGCACGACGTCGCCGCCGAGCGAGACCACGACGTGCTTGAGGAAGGCGTCTCGGCCGACCTCGGCGAAGTGGGTCGACACGTGCACGGCGTCGTCGTCCCAGTCCTGCAGGCTGACCACGGTCAGGCGGGAGCCCTGGTGGGCGACGATCTCGACGTTCTCGCTGAGGAGCGCCTTGCCGCGGTTGTCGAGCACCACGATGCCCTGGGCGTGCGCCTCGGCCGTGATGACCGTGTGCGCGGCGCGGGGCTGCGTGCCGAAGTCGGACCGGGTCAGCGTGATGAACTCGTGCGCCTCGGTCGCCTTGACGGTGATCGCGAGCACGGCATCGCGGGCGGTCCAGGCCGCCGCGGCCGCACGGTCCTCGGGGAGGCCGGCGGTCCCGACGCGGGGATCGTCGCTCCGACCCCACTCGACGTCGGCGCCGTCGGACTGCCGAGCGAGGAAGGGGTACGCGGATCCGTCGAGACCGCCGGCGAGCAGCGGCTGGAGCTTCGCGAGCGGTGCGAACTTCCAGTTCACCTCACGCCCGGTGACCGTCGGGAACGCGTCGATGTCGCCCGACTGCGGGCGCTCCGAACGGGTCTGGACCGGGATCTTCTTGTCCGGGGCGTCCCAGCCGCCGTCGGAGTGGGCTCCGGCGCCGTGCTGTTCGGCACCCTGGGCGGGTGCCGCGGGCTCGATCGGCTGGTCGATGTGGGGAGGGGTGGAGCTGGACATCTAGCCGACGGATCCTTCCATGCTCATCTCGATGAGCTTGTTGAGTTCGAGTGCGTACTCCATCGGGAGCTCCCGGGCGATCGGCTCGATGAAGCCACGGACGATCATCGCCATCGCCTCGTCCTCTGCCATGCCACGCGACATGAGGTAGAACAGCTGCTCCTCGCTCACGCGGGAGACCGTTGCCTCGTGCCCGAGCTGGACGTCGTCGACGCGGATGTCGATCGCGGGGTACGTGTCCGACCGCGAGATCGTGTCGACGAGCAGGGCGTCGCAACGAACCGTGTTCGCGGCGTGGTGTGCGCTCGGGTCGACCCGGACCTCGCCGCGGTAGCCCGCACGGCCACCGCCACGGGCGATCGACTTCGAGACGATCGAGGAGGTCGTGTACGGCGCCATGTGGATCATCTTCGCGCCGGCGTCCTGGTGCTGGCCGGGGCCGGCGAACGCGACGGACAGGGTCTCGCCCTTGGCGTGCTCACCGGCGAGGTAGATCGACGGGTACTTCATCGTGACCTTGGACCCGATGTTGCCGTCGATCCACTCCATCGTCGCGCCCTCGTGTGCGATCGCACGCTTGGTGACGAGGTTGTAGACGTTGTTCGACCAGTTCTGGATCGTCGTGTAGCGAACGCGGGCGTTCTTCTTCACGATGATCTCGACGACGGCCGAGTGGAGCGAGTCCGACTTGTAGATCGGGGCGGTGCAGCCCTCGATGTAGTGGACGTAGGAGTCCTCGTCCGCGATGATCAGCGTCCGCTCGAACTGGCCCATGTTCTCGGTGTTGATCCGGAAGTAGGCCTGCAGCGGGATCTCGACGTGCACGCCCTTCGGGACGTAGACGAACGATCCACCGGACCAGACGGCCGTGTTGAGCGCGGCGAACTTGTTGTCGCCGGCCGGGATCACGGTGCCGAAGTACTCCTCGAAGATCTCGGGGTGCTCACGGAGCGCGGTGTCGGTGTCCA
It includes:
- a CDS encoding biotin transporter BioY, which codes for MTNATGFAPRAVLADRLRTHGLATDAALIAGGALFTAVMAQVQVPMWPVPITGQTLAVVLVGATLGARRGMLSLLVYAVAGLAGAPFFAEMTGGLQALAVPSFGYVIGFIPAAGVVGWLARRNWDRHVGRAAVAFTLASAIPFVTGLPYLAVVLGQLGAPNDLQSVLAAGLYPFIVGGVAKALIAAGIVPLAWKAVGRR
- a CDS encoding metal-sulfur cluster assembly factor; translated protein: MIAALAPEKFDEVVEGLKEVQDPELGVNIVDLGLIYDLAWDDEATALVISMTLTSAGCPLTDVIEGDTANALDGIVDAFRINWVWMPPWGPERITDDGREMMRALGFSI
- the sufC gene encoding Fe-S cluster assembly ATPase SufC; translated protein: MSTLEIRDLQVSIDTDQGTKEILKGVDLTINEGEIHAIMGPNGSGKSTLAYTIAGHPRYHVVGGSITLDGEDVLAMSVDQRARAGMFLAMQYPVEIPGVTVSNFLRTAKTAIDGEAPALRSWVKDLRKSMADLKMDSAFAERNVNEGFSGGEKKRHEIMQLELLKPKFAVLDETDSGLDVDALKIVSEGVNRAKAATGLGVLLITHYTRILRYIKPDFVHVFVAGRVAEQGGPELAERLENEGYDRYVQAAAAGN
- a CDS encoding non-heme iron oxygenase ferredoxin subunit, which gives rise to MSTKVCAEADIAVDSPMRAVVDGTAVAIVKDSAGSVHAIGDTCTHGDISLAEGFVEGDTLECWAHGSRFSLATGKPLNFPAYEPVPVFRVEVRDGDVYVDVHDPVPVD
- the sufD gene encoding Fe-S cluster assembly protein SufD produces the protein MSSSTPPHIDQPIEPAAPAQGAEQHGAGAHSDGGWDAPDKKIPVQTRSERPQSGDIDAFPTVTGREVNWKFAPLAKLQPLLAGGLDGSAYPFLARQSDGADVEWGRSDDPRVGTAGLPEDRAAAAAWTARDAVLAITVKATEAHEFITLTRSDFGTQPRAAHTVITAEAHAQGIVVLDNRGKALLSENVEIVAHQGSRLTVVSLQDWDDDAVHVSTHFAEVGRDAFLKHVVVSLGGDVVRVNPSTHLGAQGAETEMYGVYFADAGQYIEQQVYVNHDAPNTRGRVNYKGALQGQGAHTVWIGDVLIGRAGDGTDSYEQNRNLVLTDGTRADSIPNLEIETGNIEGAGHASATGRFDDEQLFYLQSRGIPEEEARRLVVLGFLVEVIQKIGAPELEERLIAAVEQELVEGRTVLAAPETEAATA
- the sufB gene encoding Fe-S cluster assembly protein SufB, giving the protein MSDVLIDRPELEGLGQYEFGWSDSDKAGASARRGISEEVVTDISNLKNEPEWMLKNRLKGLSLFGRKPMPTWGADLTGIDFDNIKYFVRSTEKQAQSWEDLPEDIRSTYEKLGIPEAERQRLVAGVAAQYESEVVYHQIREDLEQQGVIFMDTDTALREHPEIFEEYFGTVIPAGDNKFAALNTAVWSGGSFVYVPKGVHVEIPLQAYFRINTENMGQFERTLIIADEDSYVHYIEGCTAPIYKSDSLHSAVVEIIVKKNARVRYTTIQNWSNNVYNLVTKRAIAHEGATMEWIDGNIGSKVTMKYPSIYLAGEHAKGETLSVAFAGPGQHQDAGAKMIHMAPYTTSSIVSKSIARGGGRAGYRGEVRVDPSAHHAANTVRCDALLVDTISRSDTYPAIDIRVDDVQLGHEATVSRVSEEQLFYLMSRGMAEDEAMAMIVRGFIEPIARELPMEYALELNKLIEMSMEGSVG